Within the Candidatus Thermoplasmatota archaeon genome, the region CATTCATTGCCTCAGGATCTCCGAATCGAGCGTTAATTTCAATAATTCGAACGCCATCTCTTGTTAACATAAATTGTCCATAAATCGGTCCGATATAGGGATACCCTTCTTTATCTAACGCGTGAATAATTTTTTGTAAAATCCGAGTTCCACTATCGTAATCTTTTTGCGATAGAAACGGCAGTAGACCATTTGAACAGGAATAGGATCCCATACCTCCGGTATTTACCCCTTGATCATTCGGAAGAAGTCGTTTATGATCTTGAACAGCAGGACAGGGTTTAATATGTTTTCCATCAGAAAAAGCTTGGATGGTGAATTCTTCACCTTCTGCTTTTTCTTCAATAAGGACTTTTGCTGCTCCACCAATTTTTTGGGAAATGACGGATGATATATACGACATTGCACTATCAAATGTGGTAAAATGATCACCATAAACTTGAACACCTTTGCCACCAGTAAGTCCGATCGGTTTGATGGCAACTTTACATTGTAACATTTTCAGAAATTCTTCAGCTTGTGTTGGATCGGTAAACGACGCATATTGAAGCTGTCCAGGAATCTTATATTTTTGCAAAAGATTTCGCATCCATTCTTTGTTTGTTTCGATTTGAGCAGCCTGTTGTGTTGGTGCACAGACGTTAATGTTTTGTTGTTGAAGTGCATCGGTTAAACCTTGTTCAAGAGGGGCTTCTGGACCGATGAGAACCAGATCTATTTTCTGCTGTGCTGCATAATCAACAATTGGTCTGATGTTGGTTTCTTTTTCAACAAGATATTTTTCTGCAATTCGTTCAATTCCTGGGTTTAAATGACTCATTACTGAATATAGAACGTTTTTTTTCGAACGAAGTACCGCTTCGCACAGTGCATGTTCACGGCCTCCTCCTCCAACGACAAGAACATTCATAGGTATATCTCCCTTGATTTGAAAATTATTATTTAGCCTTTAGGATGTCATTAACTGATAGTAATGGTATGAACGTTACTTCCATGGTACTAAGTTTCTCTTTAGCACCGTTTTCTCGATCAACTACAGTAAGTACTTTATCAACTTCGGCATTATGTTCACGGAGAATCTGAATAGATTTGACCACTGATCCTCCACTTGTTGTTACATCTTCAACGATTAAAACCGATTTATTTTGGATATCATCTCCTTCGATTTGCTTTCCAGTTCCATGGTTTCTTTTTTCTTTTCTGATGATAACATAAGGTATGTTTGTTTCTAAGGATAAAGCAACAGCAAGAGGCACTGCCCCAAGTTCCATGCCAGCGATGTAGTCATATCCCTTTGCGTATGTTTTCATTTCTTCGGCGATTTTTTTTAGGATTACTGGATTGGTACTTGCTTTTTTGATATCGATATAGTACTCACTGATTGCTCCAGAGGTCAGAACAAATCTCCCGAATTTTATCGCACCGCATTCCTTTAAAAGATATACGAGTTCCTCTTTTTGCATAGATATCTGCCGTACATCTACATCTAGGATTTATAATTTTACTTTTTTCAGGAAATACTCTTTTTATTAGGGGGTATCCCTTCTCGGTTGGGGAGGAATACTTTTTTGTTTGGTTTTTTCCAAACAAAAACAAATAGTATTTAAATAAAAGAACTGATAAATAGATTAGGAACATGTCAAAAATAACATTAGATCGTGAAACTTTCAAAGCGCTTGCATCTGATACTCGTTTAAATATTTTAAAAACACTCGACGGTAAACAAATGAGTCTTAATGATCTTTGTAGTACAACCAAACTCAATAAGGCAACATTACATGAACATCTTACAAAACTTCACGAGGCAGGACTTATAAAAAAACATGAACGAGAAGGTCATAAATGGGTTTATTATCGTCTAACCTGGAAAGGAGAAAGTCTTTTACATCCAGAAAATACACGTATAGTTATTTTGTTTTCGACAGCTTTTATTTTATTGTGGGTTGGTTTGATTCAAATATACTGGTATGTAAAGGGAACTGTGATAAATCTTGGATATGACATGTATACCTACGGAGAAAATGTTCTGCTGACGAAATCTTTTTCTGGTCTTGGTTCTGGTGTTACCAATACGTCTGGTGGTTGTCAGAATATTCCTTTTTATATTCCTGAATCGCTCCGGGAGTTTTTAACCGGTTATAAAACGTTTGTCCCAAATAGTTCTGGTATTCCTTTTCCGAGTCATATTTCTGTGCTTAATGGTAATATGAGTTCTGTTGAAAATAGTACCAGTCCTTTATTTGATGGATTGTCATCTCTTGGTGAACAAACAGCGGATACTCCTGCTCGTTTTGTTGTTGACACCTCAGACGGTGTAATCCGAGCAATATCACAAAATCCTGTCTTTTTATATCTTGCTATAGCTTGTTTTTGTGCTTTTATGGTTGTTCTCTGCGTTTCACTTTGGCGGTTCTCGGTTAATAGAACTCAAAAGCTATAAACCTTTTTTAGAAATCTTCTTCTTCGAGAACTTGGTTGATGAAGTCAAGTAATGTTTTTTGCATCCACAATTACCCCATTTTATGGAAATCGGCAAGTAGGTTATATGGTTTACGGTTGATTTTTTGGTTTTTTGTTATGTAGTTGTCGTTTTTACACGGAAACTATAAATAGAAGTATTGATAAATATTAACATGTTATATAATATCAAGTAAGACTATTTTAATGGGAGAACAAAGATCATGGAAGATACCATCTACCGTAGCACTCTTCTTCAATATTGCGGGGGGAAACTTTAGATGCAGATGCTTGCCATTATCTTTATTGGTTTTATGGCAGGCATAGCAACCATGATTGTCGTCAACCTGTACAAACATGTTTTGAAACTCATGAACAATTACCCCTAAACATTTTTTCCTTTCTTCTATCGAGTCGGCTCTTTTATTCTAAAAAAAGAAAAAACCGGTATACGGTTTTTATTCATACGGTGCTGCATCTTTTAAGAGATCAACATGAGATATTATCATCCGTCGGCAACAGTATCGCGTGATATCTAAAGAATCTAATATTTGTTTTGGTATTTCTTTAGGTTGTTCTCCAGCATCTACTGCTTTTTGATAAATTTCAACACGTTTTTTAAATTCTTCATATGCTGGACCAATAACCTTTCCACAGGTGAAACAACGAACAGGGATAATCATACAATCACCTATATGATTTCTGCCGTTTCTTCCGGGCACCACGGCCAAGCGGTTTTTTTGTTTCTTTTACCCGAGCATCATTCACTAGGAGATTTCGATCATAATTTAAAAATGAAAGTTTTAATCCAGGATCTCCTGTATATTGAACAAGACCCCGAGCAATCGCTGTTCGAACCGCATTCGCTTGGCTCATAAAACCGCCACCTTCAACATCAACATCAATGTCAACTTCAGACATATATTTTTCAGCGATTCTGAGTGGTTCAAGAATTTTAATCCGAGCAATCATTGGTTCATAGATTTCGACGGGTTTTTTATTAATTTTTACACGACCTGCACCTTTCATTACTGTCGCTCGAGCGATTGCAGTTTTTCGTTTTCCAGATGTGTTCACAATCTTTTTTGTCATTCAAACTTCGCTCCTAATAATTTAGAAACATCTCCCACCGTCATATAGTCAATAGGATGCTTTTTCCCTTCAGCAATACTCTCAATTTTTTTACCATCAAATTCTTTCGGTATCCCAATATAGCATTTTAATTTCTTATATGCTGTTCTCCCATGCGATGTTTGATAGGGAATCATACCTCGAATTGTCCGTTTTACAATCCTATCGGGCATTCGAGGATAATATGGTCCTTTTCGATAGGTTCCAACTTGACGTTCCATTGTATAATGCTCGATAATCATTCTTTTTTTTCCACTGATAATCGCTTTTTCAGTGTTTACCACAGCGATTTCCTCACCGTTTAACAATCGTTTTGCAATCATTGAGCACATACGACCAAGAACTGCACCATCAGCATCAATAATTGTTACCATAGTTATCCCACGATCCGTATATCTTTACCCTCAGGATTTTGTTTCATTAACTCTTCAATAGTTAAAACCTTTCCACCAGCTTTTTTAATTTTTTCTTGTGATTTCTCAGAAAAATCCCATGCCGCAATCGAAACTTTTTTTGTTAATTCTCCTGCAGATAATACTTTACCAGGTACTAAAGCGGTCTCATGATTCTGAATGTACCGGTCGATGCGACTGAGGTTTACTGCAGGCCAGTTTCTTTTTGCTTTTTCCAACCGGGCGGCTATATCCCTCCAGAGAGGGACATTCTTTTCAGCTGAGAGTTTTTTAAGATCTTGAATTAAGGATATGAGCATCGGATTTGTTTTCTTTGTTTTTTTTATAGGCATAGGCTGAAACTTCCTTAGGATATGTGAAAGAACTGAAATAAAGTTGTGTTTATAAGGTTTATCTCTCTTTATTTAGAAATTGTCAACAGCCTTGACGGGGTATTTGTGAAGTTCTCCTCCTGTTCATTCCTTCTAAAGTGTCTTCAATTCGTGTTCTTCCGTAACAGTGCCAAAAATATAAAAAATCTCTTCCCGAAAGTTTTTAGACCCACTATATATGCAGGATATGAGGATTGGTATGAATTTTGAACTAACCGAAAGCCAAAAACTATTCCGAAAAACCATTCGAGAGTTTTGCCTAAAAGAGCTTAAACCACTTGCATCAAAAATTGATAAAGAGGAACACTTCCCCAAACAACTCTATGAAAAAATGGGAAAACTAGGACTTATGGGAATGACGGTTCCTAAAAAGTATGGTGGAGCAGGTATTGATAAGATATCATACATGATTGCTCTTGAAGAAATATCCCGAGTCTGCGGTTCAACCGGAATCATTGTTGAAGCACATAACTCACTTGGCGTAGGTCATATTTATGAAAAGGGAACTGAGGAACAACGGAAAAAATATCTCCCAAAACTTGTCACTGGAAAAGCACTTGCTGCCTGGGCGTTAACCGAACCAAATGCTGGATCAGATGCTGCTTCGCTTCAAACCACTGCAGTTCTTGAAGGCGATGAATGGGTTCTGAATGGAACCAAACAATTCATCACCAGTGGTGACAAAGCAGCAGTCATAACTGTGATGGCAAAAACAGATAGATCCAAGGGAGCAAAAGGCATCAGTGCTTTCATCGTAGAACAAGGAACACCCGGGTTAAAAATTGGTGTTCTTGAAGATAAACTAGGACTTCGAGGCAGTAGTACCGCTGAGCTGATATTAGAAAATTGCAGGATCCCAAAAGAAAACTTACTCGGAGAAAAAGATATGGGCTTTATCGGGGCAATGAACATTCTTGATCGAGGAAGAACCGCAATTGGTGCCATGGCGTTGGGTATCGCTCAAGCAGCATTTGATGATAGTTTAGAGTACGCAAAACAACGAATGCAGTTTGGCAAACCCATTGGAAGCAACCAAGCAATTCAATGGATGATTGCAGACATGGCAACACAGCTTGATGCAGCTCGACTCCTCGTTTATCGTGCAGCTTTTCTTGAAGAAAAAGGCCTTCCGTTTAGCATCGAAGCATCTATGGCGAAACTCTTTGCATCAGAAGTAGGTATGAAAATAACCAAAGATGCAATTCAGATCCATGGCGGCTATGGCTATATGCGAGATTTACCCTTGGAACGATTCTATCGGGATATTAAACTCACCTGTATCGGTGAGGGTACTTCAGAAGTCCAACGGATGATCATCGCAAAAAGACTTGGACTCTAAAAATCAATATATTGAAAGGAGTAGAAAGAACTATGAGCGAAAGAGAAATAGTATGTAAGCCACCAAAGAAAAAAGATCAATATGAAGAAATTTACAAACATTTTACTTGGAATGTGCCAAAATATTACAATTTTGGTTTTGATGTCGTGGACCAATGGGCAGAGGATCGAACAAAACTTGCTTTGATATCAATTGATAAAACAGGAGAAAACGCACGATATCATACATTTTACGATTTGAAAGTCTTATCTAATCAATTTGCCAATGTGCTGAAAAACATCGGCGTCAAAAAAGGTGATCGAGTTCTCGTCATTCTGCAGAGCATCCCTGAATGGTATGTTGCTTTACTTGGGATGTTTAAACTTGGTGTTGTTGCCATGCCGGGAACCGTGCTGTTGACCTCAAAAGATATCGAATACCGCATTAATCGATCAGAAGCATGTATGATTTTAACTGATCTTGATCATGCGGAACGAGTCGAAGCAATACTTCCACAGTGTAAAACCTTAAAACATTGCATGCTTGTTGATGGAAAACGTGATGGGTGGCTTCATATGTCAGAAGAAATGAGCAAGGTATCGCGAGAACTTACGATATCACCAAAAGAGAAAACTCTTGCTACTGATCCCATGTTGATCTATTTTACTTCTGGAACTACAGGTCATCCAAAAATGGTGCTCCACACACACAGCTATCCTATCGGTCATGAAGTCACCGCGCGATATGCACAGTCCTTAACAAGCCGTGATCTTCATTGGACCGTCTCAGAAACCGGATGGGCAAAAGCCGCTTGGGGTAAACTCTTCGGCCAGATGATCGTTGGCGCAGCAGTAATCCAATGGGAGACTCCTGGTCGATTTAACCCTGATGGGCTTCTCAGAGCTATGGAAAAATATGGAGTCACCACGTTTTGTGCACCACCAACGGTCTATCGGATGCTTATTCAGCTGGATTTGTCACAGTATCACCTAAAATTACGGCATTGTATGAGTGCTGGAGAACCGCTCAACCCTGAAGTGATCCGAGTTTGGAAAGAAGCATTTGGACTTGAGATCTATGATTTTTATGGACAAACAGAAACGGTCTGCGTGCTTTCGAATTATCCATTCATGCCGTTAAAATATGG harbors:
- a CDS encoding 50S ribosomal protein L18e, encoding MPIKKTKKTNPMLISLIQDLKKLSAEKNVPLWRDIAARLEKAKRNWPAVNLSRIDRYIQNHETALVPGKVLSAGELTKKVSIAAWDFSEKSQEKIKKAGGKVLTIEELMKQNPEGKDIRIVG
- a CDS encoding DNA-directed RNA polymerase subunit N yields the protein MIPVRCFTCGKVIGPAYEEFKKRVEIYQKAVDAGEQPKEIPKQILDSLDITRYCCRRMIISHVDLLKDAAPYE
- a CDS encoding AMP-binding protein, whose protein sequence is MSEREIVCKPPKKKDQYEEIYKHFTWNVPKYYNFGFDVVDQWAEDRTKLALISIDKTGENARYHTFYDLKVLSNQFANVLKNIGVKKGDRVLVILQSIPEWYVALLGMFKLGVVAMPGTVLLTSKDIEYRINRSEACMILTDLDHAERVEAILPQCKTLKHCMLVDGKRDGWLHMSEEMSKVSRELTISPKEKTLATDPMLIYFTSGTTGHPKMVLHTHSYPIGHEVTARYAQSLTSRDLHWTVSETGWAKAAWGKLFGQMIVGAAVIQWETPGRFNPDGLLRAMEKYGVTTFCAPPTVYRMLIQLDLSQYHLKLRHCMSAGEPLNPEVIRVWKEAFGLEIYDFYGQTETVCVLSNYPFMPLKYGSVGKPTPGHDVRIVDDNGKELKPGETGNIAIYLGNGRPPGLFKEYWKDEDIMKKSFRHNYYYTGDQGYKDEEGYFWFVGRDDDIIKSSGYRIGPFEVESALIEHPAVAECAVVGVEDPEGIRGIVVKAYVVLAKGYKPSETLTKELQEHVKKVTAPYKYPRIIEYMEELPKTISGKILRRELRKK
- the pyrE gene encoding orotate phosphoribosyltransferase translates to MQKEELVYLLKECGAIKFGRFVLTSGAISEYYIDIKKASTNPVILKKIAEEMKTYAKGYDYIAGMELGAVPLAVALSLETNIPYVIIRKEKRNHGTGKQIEGDDIQNKSVLIVEDVTTSGGSVVKSIQILREHNAEVDKVLTVVDRENGAKEKLSTMEVTFIPLLSVNDILKAK
- the purD gene encoding phosphoribosylamine--glycine ligase, producing the protein MNVLVVGGGGREHALCEAVLRSKKNVLYSVMSHLNPGIERIAEKYLVEKETNIRPIVDYAAQQKIDLVLIGPEAPLEQGLTDALQQQNINVCAPTQQAAQIETNKEWMRNLLQKYKIPGQLQYASFTDPTQAEEFLKMLQCKVAIKPIGLTGGKGVQVYGDHFTTFDSAMSYISSVISQKIGGAAKVLIEEKAEGEEFTIQAFSDGKHIKPCPAVQDHKRLLPNDQGVNTGGMGSYSCSNGLLPFLSQKDYDSGTRILQKIIHALDKEGYPYIGPIYGQFMLTRDGVRIIEINARFGDPEAMNVLPLLKTDFLEICTAMLEQKLHELKIEFEKKSTVCKYVVPEGYGTKSRVGEKIELDEQAIKNTGAKLFYASVTKKDNHIITGSSRSLGVVGIADTLQEAEQICEQALQYIKSEHIFIRHDIGTPQLIQKRINHMKMIRGKP
- a CDS encoding 50S ribosomal protein L13 encodes the protein MVTIIDADGAVLGRMCSMIAKRLLNGEEIAVVNTEKAIISGKKRMIIEHYTMERQVGTYRKGPYYPRMPDRIVKRTIRGMIPYQTSHGRTAYKKLKCYIGIPKEFDGKKIESIAEGKKHPIDYMTVGDVSKLLGAKFE
- a CDS encoding metalloregulator ArsR/SmtB family transcription factor, whose protein sequence is MSKITLDRETFKALASDTRLNILKTLDGKQMSLNDLCSTTKLNKATLHEHLTKLHEAGLIKKHEREGHKWVYYRLTWKGESLLHPENTRIVILFSTAFILLWVGLIQIYWYVKGTVINLGYDMYTYGENVLLTKSFSGLGSGVTNTSGGCQNIPFYIPESLREFLTGYKTFVPNSSGIPFPSHISVLNGNMSSVENSTSPLFDGLSSLGEQTADTPARFVVDTSDGVIRAISQNPVFLYLAIACFCAFMVVLCVSLWRFSVNRTQKL
- a CDS encoding 30S ribosomal protein S9; translated protein: MTKKIVNTSGKRKTAIARATVMKGAGRVKINKKPVEIYEPMIARIKILEPLRIAEKYMSEVDIDVDVEGGGFMSQANAVRTAIARGLVQYTGDPGLKLSFLNYDRNLLVNDARVKETKKPLGRGARKKRQKSYR
- a CDS encoding acyl-CoA dehydrogenase codes for the protein MNFELTESQKLFRKTIREFCLKELKPLASKIDKEEHFPKQLYEKMGKLGLMGMTVPKKYGGAGIDKISYMIALEEISRVCGSTGIIVEAHNSLGVGHIYEKGTEEQRKKYLPKLVTGKALAAWALTEPNAGSDAASLQTTAVLEGDEWVLNGTKQFITSGDKAAVITVMAKTDRSKGAKGISAFIVEQGTPGLKIGVLEDKLGLRGSSTAELILENCRIPKENLLGEKDMGFIGAMNILDRGRTAIGAMALGIAQAAFDDSLEYAKQRMQFGKPIGSNQAIQWMIADMATQLDAARLLVYRAAFLEEKGLPFSIEASMAKLFASEVGMKITKDAIQIHGGYGYMRDLPLERFYRDIKLTCIGEGTSEVQRMIIAKRLGL